From the genome of Streptomyces sp. V1I1, one region includes:
- a CDS encoding multicopper oxidase family protein, protein MRAHHTRRAVLGAAIAAAGAGVLAACSDSSGTGHGSMNHGGSTPTATPQDYVAPDTPEGYVAPDGPEVLGYEEARGSGPVRSFKLTATATPLELGGGRTVKSWAYGDRLPGQEVRLTAGETLALTLANNLPQDTSLHCHGISMRNDMDGVPGVTQQPIRPGAEFTYRFVAAHPGTYWFHPHSGVQLDRGMYAPLIVEDPKEPLSYDKEWVVLLDDWVDGIDGSTPDSVLAELRKGMGHGSGHHGHGSSTPSGSATATASGSPSPESRPSGPPRLLRGTKSNLLGGEAGDVAYPHYLINGRTPDDPSQFIAKPGDRIRLRIINAGGETAFRVALGGHRLTVTHTDGFPVLPTETDALLVAMGERYDVLVTAEDGVFPLTALAEGKKASSMAVLRTGGGELPAPSVRPAELDRKVLKSAARLEPDESVAFSRRRPDRIMRIKLTGGMEKYDWAFDDEPYSPDRLYSVRDGERVRMVFINATDMWHPIHLHGHTFALAGINGSGARKDTAAVLPHRKVTVDFDADNPGLWMLHCHNIYHSESGMMTTVAYRE, encoded by the coding sequence ATGCGCGCTCACCACACGCGTCGCGCCGTGCTCGGCGCAGCAATCGCCGCCGCCGGTGCGGGAGTTCTGGCCGCCTGCTCCGACTCGTCGGGCACCGGCCACGGATCGATGAACCACGGGGGCAGCACTCCGACGGCGACGCCGCAGGACTATGTCGCCCCCGACACCCCGGAGGGCTATGTCGCCCCCGACGGCCCGGAAGTCCTCGGGTACGAGGAGGCGCGAGGCTCCGGCCCTGTCCGCAGCTTCAAGCTGACCGCCACGGCCACCCCGCTGGAGCTCGGCGGCGGCCGGACGGTCAAGTCGTGGGCGTACGGAGACCGGCTGCCGGGCCAGGAGGTGCGGCTCACGGCCGGTGAAACCCTCGCGCTCACCCTCGCCAACAACCTGCCGCAGGACACCTCGCTGCACTGCCACGGCATCTCAATGCGCAACGACATGGACGGGGTGCCGGGTGTCACGCAGCAGCCGATCCGCCCGGGCGCGGAGTTCACGTACCGCTTCGTGGCCGCCCACCCCGGCACGTACTGGTTCCATCCGCACTCGGGTGTGCAGCTGGACCGCGGTATGTACGCCCCGCTGATCGTGGAGGACCCGAAGGAGCCGCTGTCGTACGACAAGGAGTGGGTAGTCCTCCTGGACGACTGGGTGGACGGGATCGACGGCTCCACGCCGGACTCGGTGCTCGCCGAACTCCGCAAAGGCATGGGCCACGGCAGCGGGCACCACGGCCACGGAAGTAGCACACCGTCCGGGTCGGCAACGGCGACGGCATCGGGATCGCCGTCGCCGGAGTCCCGCCCGTCCGGCCCGCCCCGGTTGCTGAGGGGCACCAAGAGCAACCTGCTCGGCGGTGAGGCGGGCGATGTCGCCTACCCGCACTACCTGATCAACGGGCGTACGCCGGACGACCCTTCACAGTTCATCGCCAAGCCCGGCGACCGCATCCGGCTGCGCATCATCAACGCCGGGGGTGAGACGGCCTTCCGGGTGGCGCTCGGCGGCCACAGGCTGACGGTCACCCACACCGACGGCTTCCCCGTCCTCCCCACCGAGACCGATGCCCTGCTCGTGGCCATGGGCGAGCGGTACGACGTGCTGGTCACGGCCGAGGACGGAGTCTTTCCGCTCACCGCGCTCGCCGAGGGCAAGAAGGCCTCGTCGATGGCCGTCCTGCGCACCGGCGGAGGGGAGCTCCCCGCGCCGTCCGTGCGTCCGGCGGAGCTGGACCGGAAAGTGCTGAAGTCGGCCGCCCGCCTCGAACCCGACGAGTCCGTGGCCTTCTCCCGGCGCAGGCCGGACCGCATCATGCGCATCAAGCTGACCGGTGGGATGGAGAAGTACGACTGGGCCTTCGACGACGAGCCCTACTCCCCGGACCGGCTCTATTCGGTCCGCGACGGCGAGCGGGTCCGCATGGTGTTCATCAACGCCACGGATATGTGGCATCCCATCCATCTGCACGGCCACACCTTCGCCCTGGCGGGCATCAACGGGTCCGGCGCCCGCAAGGACACGGCGGCCGTCCTGCCGCACCGCAAAGTGACCGTGGACTTCGACGCGGACAATCCGGGCCTGTGGATGCTGCACTGCCACAACATCTACCACTCGGAGTCCGGGATGATGACGACCGTCGCCTACCGCGAGTAG
- a CDS encoding alpha/beta fold hydrolase — MTFVRVGGVPHHVVVEGSGPVCVLSAGLAMSWFDWDPVVPLLAPHLTVVRFDRPGHGLSGPGAVPPSAAGEGHRIAGVLDALGLDGPAVVVGHSIAGFHAEAFARLHPARTAAVVLVDSSVEEHARVPAAPAVRTAVARGVGAALSAVGVPAALGPLTRRAVVRLSRTAGGDPAPAALVRRCYATSRVLQGALLENTHYVAVAAELLALRERHALPDTPVAVLAAAAGGERWIERQRALAWQLGARFEAVAPAGHLMMLDRPDAVARAILDLPGAGGDGQALREVRAGSGTPQRWA; from the coding sequence GTGACCTTTGTACGAGTGGGAGGCGTGCCGCACCATGTGGTCGTCGAAGGCAGCGGCCCGGTCTGCGTACTGAGCGCCGGGCTCGCGATGAGCTGGTTCGACTGGGACCCCGTGGTGCCGCTGCTCGCCCCGCACCTCACCGTCGTCCGCTTCGACCGCCCGGGTCACGGGCTGAGTGGCCCGGGCGCCGTGCCGCCGTCCGCCGCCGGGGAGGGCCATCGCATCGCGGGCGTACTGGACGCGCTCGGCCTGGACGGGCCGGCCGTCGTCGTCGGGCACTCGATCGCCGGGTTCCACGCGGAGGCATTCGCCCGCCTGCACCCCGCCCGTACCGCGGCTGTCGTGCTCGTCGACTCCAGCGTCGAGGAGCACGCGCGCGTGCCCGCCGCGCCCGCGGTCCGTACGGCGGTGGCACGCGGTGTCGGTGCCGCCCTGTCCGCCGTGGGCGTGCCCGCCGCGCTCGGACCGCTCACCCGTCGCGCCGTGGTCCGCCTCTCCCGCACCGCCGGCGGCGACCCGGCCCCCGCCGCCCTCGTACGCCGCTGCTACGCCACGTCCCGGGTGCTGCAGGGCGCGCTCCTGGAGAACACCCACTACGTCGCGGTCGCCGCCGAACTCCTCGCCCTGCGTGAGCGCCACGCCCTGCCGGATACCCCCGTCGCGGTGCTCGCCGCGGCAGCCGGCGGAGAACGCTGGATCGAACGGCAGCGCGCACTGGCCTGGCAGCTCGGCGCCCGCTTCGAGGCGGTCGCGCCGGCGGGCCATCTGATGATGCTGGACCGCCCGGACGCGGTGGCCCGGGCGATTCTCGACCTGCCAGGGGCCGGCGGTGACGGGCAAGCACTACGAGAGGTCCGGGCAGGCTCCGGTACTCCTCAGCGGTGGGCGTAG
- a CDS encoding CBS domain-containing protein, whose amino-acid sequence MTTAKDIMHPGAQWIPAHETLDRAAQLMRELNVGALPIADADERLCGILTDRDIVVGCVAVGHDPAQITAGEMAKGTPRWIEAGADVDLVLNEMEGHQIRRLPVIENKRLVGMISEADLAQHLSDEQIAEWVERVYAHR is encoded by the coding sequence ATGACCACCGCCAAAGACATCATGCACCCCGGGGCTCAGTGGATCCCCGCGCACGAGACCCTCGACCGTGCGGCGCAGCTGATGCGCGAACTGAATGTGGGCGCGCTGCCCATAGCCGACGCCGACGAACGGCTCTGCGGCATACTCACCGACCGCGACATCGTGGTCGGCTGTGTGGCCGTGGGACACGACCCCGCACAGATCACCGCGGGCGAAATGGCCAAGGGCACGCCGCGCTGGATCGAGGCGGGCGCCGACGTGGACTTGGTGCTGAATGAGATGGAGGGCCACCAGATCCGCCGGCTCCCGGTGATCGAGAACAAGCGGCTGGTAGGCATGATCAGCGAGGCCGATCTGGCCCAGCATCTGAGCGACGAGCAGATCGCCGAGTGGGTCGAGCGGGTCTACGCCCACCGCTGA
- a CDS encoding DUF5990 family protein translates to MALLTLRITGRELPGSACGEYRHIHVGTQRGREPDQLVPADAAEAVFEIPVETITASDGTADFRGPYVQGRRGERFVYLTWGELPPGGEFTMFRRAKLFLADLPDDALSGGAVETGLGLTDGQGMPLCAAVRPPRISWRPTGADA, encoded by the coding sequence GTGGCACTGCTGACCCTGAGGATCACCGGCCGCGAGCTGCCCGGCAGCGCGTGCGGCGAATACCGCCACATTCACGTAGGTACGCAGCGCGGCAGGGAGCCCGACCAGCTGGTGCCGGCCGACGCGGCCGAGGCGGTCTTCGAGATCCCCGTCGAGACGATCACCGCGTCCGACGGCACGGCCGACTTCCGCGGCCCGTACGTCCAGGGGCGGCGGGGTGAGCGCTTCGTCTATCTGACCTGGGGCGAGCTGCCGCCGGGCGGTGAGTTCACGATGTTCCGGCGGGCCAAGCTCTTCCTCGCAGACCTGCCCGACGATGCCCTGTCCGGCGGTGCGGTCGAGACCGGGCTCGGGCTGACGGACGGGCAGGGCATGCCGCTCTGCGCGGCCGTCCGTCCGCCCCGGATCAGCTGGCGGCCGACCGGGGCGGACGCCTGA
- a CDS encoding DUF305 domain-containing protein, whose protein sequence is MTRPTRTHWAAITAVVLALLFAGAATVASAGGGEDAKSRPPTPTAASADAGFARDMAVHHQQAVEMSFIVRDRTQDDEVRRLAYDIANTQANQRGMMLGWLDLWGLPKVSADSEPMAWIQKDEHGAHSGHSAGHQAKDGSLMPGMATKADLQRLGKASGKQAEIEYLQLMISHHNGGITMAEGCVKLCTVDTERSLAQGMVDAQRSEVGLMVDLLRKRGAEART, encoded by the coding sequence GTGACCCGTCCGACCCGTACGCACTGGGCGGCGATCACGGCGGTCGTGCTCGCTCTGCTCTTCGCGGGCGCCGCCACGGTGGCCTCCGCGGGCGGCGGCGAAGACGCCAAGTCCCGTCCGCCGACGCCGACGGCGGCTTCGGCGGACGCGGGCTTCGCGCGCGACATGGCGGTCCACCATCAGCAGGCGGTGGAGATGTCCTTCATCGTGCGGGACCGTACGCAGGACGACGAGGTGCGACGGCTCGCGTACGACATCGCCAACACCCAGGCCAACCAGCGCGGCATGATGCTGGGCTGGCTTGATCTGTGGGGTCTGCCCAAGGTCTCCGCGGACAGCGAGCCGATGGCCTGGATACAGAAGGACGAGCACGGCGCGCACTCCGGACACAGCGCCGGGCATCAGGCCAAGGACGGCTCGCTGATGCCGGGCATGGCGACAAAAGCGGACCTTCAGCGGCTCGGCAAAGCCAGTGGCAAGCAGGCCGAGATCGAGTATCTCCAGCTGATGATCAGCCACCACAACGGCGGGATCACCATGGCCGAGGGCTGTGTGAAGCTCTGCACCGTCGATACGGAGCGGAGTCTCGCCCAGGGGATGGTGGACGCCCAGCGCTCGGAGGTCGGTCTGATGGTCGACCTGCTGCGCAAGCGGGGCGCTGAAGCCCGCACCTGA
- a CDS encoding DUF3105 domain-containing protein — protein sequence MASRNNDRRARIEQMRRAEQARERRGRIITIAVSGVVVAGLVGFGVFVLNKESEKKEQKVAEAKAPVTGEKTWDAKKLGRKHVDKAVSYPMKPPVGGDHNQVWMNCNGDVYKEPVPDMNAVHSLEHGAVWVTYNDKAPAADVTKLSEKVKKTTYSLMSPVKDQAGAIMLSAWGKQLTVDSADDPRVSQFFTKYVQGAQTPEPGAACTGGLGAQ from the coding sequence ATGGCTTCCCGCAACAACGACCGCCGGGCCCGAATAGAGCAGATGCGCCGCGCCGAACAGGCCCGTGAGCGCCGCGGCCGCATCATCACGATCGCCGTCAGCGGTGTCGTCGTGGCCGGTCTCGTCGGCTTCGGCGTCTTCGTACTCAACAAGGAGTCGGAAAAGAAGGAGCAGAAGGTCGCCGAGGCCAAGGCTCCCGTCACCGGTGAGAAGACCTGGGACGCGAAGAAGCTCGGCCGCAAACACGTCGACAAGGCGGTCAGCTACCCGATGAAGCCGCCGGTCGGCGGCGACCACAACCAGGTGTGGATGAACTGCAACGGCGACGTCTACAAGGAGCCGGTCCCCGACATGAACGCCGTGCACTCGCTGGAGCACGGCGCGGTCTGGGTGACGTACAACGACAAGGCTCCGGCCGCAGACGTGACCAAGCTGAGCGAGAAGGTGAAGAAGACGACGTACTCGCTGATGAGCCCGGTCAAGGACCAAGCCGGCGCGATCATGCTGAGTGCCTGGGGCAAGCAGCTCACCGTCGACAGCGCGGACGACCCGCGCGTGAGCCAGTTCTTCACCAAGTACGTGCAGGGCGCGCAGACGCCGGAGCCGGGTGCGGCGTGCACGGGCGGGCTGGGCGCTCAGTGA
- the glnA gene encoding type I glutamate--ammonia ligase: MDKQQEFVLRTLEERDIRFVRLWFTDVLGFLKSVAVAPAELEQAFDEGIGFDGSAIEGFARVYESDMIAKPDPSTFQILPWRAEAPGTARMFCDILMPDGSPSFADPRFVLKRILAKTSDLGFTFYTHPEIEFFLLKNKPLDGTRPTPADNSGYFDHTPQNVGMDFRRQAITMLESMGISVEFSHHEGAPGQQEIDLRYADALSTADNIMTFRLVMKQVALEQGVQATFMPKPFSEHPGSGMHTHLSLFEGDRNAFYESGAEYQLSKVGRSFIAGLLTHAAEISAVTNQWVNSYKRIWGGSARSAGAGGEAPSYICWGHNNRSALIRVPMYKPGKTGSARVEVRSIDSGANPYLTYAVLLAAGLKGIEEGYELPAGADDDVWALSDAERRAMGIEPLPQNLGEAIALMERSELVAETLGEHVFDFFLRNKKQEWEEYRSEVTAFELRKNLPVL, translated from the coding sequence ATGGATAAGCAGCAGGAGTTTGTGCTCCGTACGCTCGAGGAGCGCGACATCCGCTTCGTGCGCCTGTGGTTCACCGATGTGCTCGGCTTCCTGAAGTCGGTCGCGGTGGCTCCCGCCGAGCTGGAGCAGGCTTTCGACGAAGGGATCGGCTTCGACGGCTCCGCGATCGAGGGCTTCGCGCGGGTCTACGAATCCGACATGATCGCCAAGCCGGATCCCAGCACCTTCCAGATCCTGCCGTGGCGAGCGGAGGCCCCCGGCACGGCCCGGATGTTCTGCGACATCCTCATGCCCGACGGCTCCCCGTCCTTCGCGGACCCGCGCTTCGTCCTCAAGCGCATCCTGGCCAAGACCTCGGACCTGGGCTTCACCTTCTACACCCACCCCGAGATCGAGTTCTTCCTGCTGAAGAACAAGCCGCTGGACGGCACACGCCCCACCCCCGCGGACAACTCCGGCTACTTCGATCACACCCCGCAGAACGTCGGCATGGACTTCCGCCGGCAGGCGATCACCATGCTCGAATCGATGGGCATCTCGGTGGAGTTCAGCCACCACGAGGGCGCGCCGGGCCAGCAGGAGATCGACCTGCGGTACGCGGACGCGCTCTCCACGGCCGACAACATCATGACGTTCCGCCTGGTGATGAAGCAGGTCGCGCTGGAACAGGGTGTCCAGGCGACGTTCATGCCGAAGCCCTTCAGCGAGCACCCCGGCTCCGGGATGCACACCCACCTCTCCCTCTTCGAGGGCGACCGGAACGCCTTCTACGAGTCGGGCGCGGAGTACCAGCTCTCCAAGGTCGGCCGCTCCTTCATCGCGGGCCTGCTCACCCACGCCGCGGAGATCTCGGCCGTGACGAACCAGTGGGTCAACTCCTACAAGCGCATCTGGGGCGGCTCGGCCCGCAGCGCGGGCGCGGGCGGCGAGGCCCCTTCGTACATCTGCTGGGGCCACAACAACCGCTCGGCGCTGATCCGCGTCCCGATGTACAAGCCGGGCAAGACGGGCTCCGCGCGCGTCGAGGTCCGCTCGATCGACTCCGGCGCCAACCCGTATCTGACGTACGCGGTGCTGCTGGCGGCGGGCCTGAAGGGCATCGAGGAGGGCTACGAACTCCCGGCCGGCGCGGACGACGACGTGTGGGCGCTCTCGGACGCCGAACGCCGGGCGATGGGGATCGAGCCTCTGCCGCAGAACCTCGGCGAGGCGATCGCGCTGATGGAGCGCAGCGAGCTGGTGGCCGAGACGCTCGGCGAGCATGTCTTCGACTTCTTCCTGCGCAACAAGAAGCAGGAGTGGGAGGAGTACCGCAGCGAGGTCACGGCCTTCGAGCTGCGGAAGAACCTGCCGGTGCTGTAA
- a CDS encoding antitoxin: MSMMDKLKSMLKGHESHADKGVDKGGDYVDDKTQSKYTGQVDTGQDKLKEQYGSDRREEPPQP; this comes from the coding sequence ATGTCCATGATGGACAAGCTCAAGAGCATGCTCAAGGGCCACGAGTCGCACGCCGACAAGGGCGTCGACAAGGGTGGTGACTATGTCGACGACAAGACCCAGAGCAAGTACACCGGTCAGGTCGACACCGGCCAGGACAAGCTCAAGGAGCAGTACGGCTCGGACCGCCGGGAAGAGCCGCCCCAACCCTGA
- a CDS encoding VOC family protein, with the protein MDWTLEVVVVPVSDVDRARDFYRDKLGFKVDVDKRVTADMRIVQLTPPGSGCSIVIGEGIGGPDGGPKPGSYAGLQLVVADIKAAHAELVERGVDVSDPVEIAPGDGGTFMHFADPDGNAWAVQEYRVRATKPLYEVLRPSQSG; encoded by the coding sequence ATGGACTGGACGCTCGAAGTGGTCGTGGTCCCCGTCTCGGACGTGGACCGGGCCAGGGACTTCTACCGCGACAAGCTCGGCTTCAAGGTCGACGTCGACAAACGGGTCACCGCAGACATGCGCATCGTCCAGCTGACGCCTCCCGGCTCCGGGTGCTCGATCGTCATCGGTGAGGGCATCGGAGGCCCGGACGGCGGCCCGAAGCCCGGCTCCTACGCCGGACTTCAGCTCGTCGTCGCGGACATCAAGGCTGCCCACGCCGAGCTCGTCGAACGCGGCGTGGACGTCTCCGACCCCGTCGAGATCGCACCGGGCGACGGCGGGACCTTCATGCATTTCGCGGACCCGGACGGCAATGCCTGGGCGGTGCAGGAGTATCGCGTACGCGCCACAAAGCCGCTGTACGAGGTGCTGCGCCCCAGTCAGAGCGGCTAG
- a CDS encoding DUF397 domain-containing protein: MNIEPELAWFKSSYSTGEAGSDCVEVAGTPSTIHVRDSKNTTGPQLAFAPEAWADFVTHTVNR; this comes from the coding sequence ATGAACATCGAGCCCGAGTTGGCTTGGTTCAAGAGCAGCTACAGCACAGGCGAAGCCGGGTCCGACTGCGTCGAGGTAGCAGGCACCCCCAGCACCATCCACGTACGCGACTCCAAGAACACAACCGGCCCACAGCTCGCCTTCGCCCCGGAGGCATGGGCAGACTTCGTGACGCACACAGTCAACCGCTGA
- a CDS encoding helix-turn-helix transcriptional regulator, whose product MDDGTEQQSWDDESGAVLRAVGRQLKAWREAAGLRQAELGTAIGYSEEQVSSVERGRQAPKEAFLVRTDDVLGAGGKIAAMQRDVEEARYPKKIRDLAKVESEAVELGAFNSGVIHGLLQTEDYARALFRMRRPLYTEDVIEREVGARMARQDIIDKTKTLPVFSFVQDEVTLRRPVGGRMVQRRQLERLLEVGQFRNVEIQVMPTDREEHAGLTGGFRIFKLRSGATLGYAEVLHFTRLISEPREVQFLEMQYGSIRAQALTPRESLALIEKVRGET is encoded by the coding sequence ATGGACGACGGTACGGAGCAGCAGAGTTGGGACGACGAGAGCGGGGCGGTCCTCAGGGCGGTCGGCCGCCAGCTCAAGGCGTGGCGGGAGGCGGCGGGGCTTCGGCAGGCGGAACTGGGAACGGCCATCGGGTACAGCGAGGAACAGGTCTCGTCGGTGGAGCGCGGACGCCAGGCACCGAAGGAGGCGTTCCTGGTCAGGACGGATGACGTCCTGGGGGCGGGCGGCAAGATCGCCGCGATGCAGAGGGACGTGGAGGAGGCCAGGTATCCGAAGAAGATCCGGGACCTGGCGAAGGTGGAGTCGGAGGCGGTCGAGCTCGGCGCGTTCAACAGCGGGGTGATCCACGGGCTGTTGCAGACCGAGGACTACGCGCGAGCTCTGTTCCGCATGAGACGGCCCTTGTACACCGAGGACGTCATCGAACGCGAGGTAGGTGCCCGGATGGCACGCCAGGACATCATCGACAAGACGAAGACCCTGCCTGTCTTCAGCTTCGTTCAGGACGAGGTGACGCTACGCCGACCCGTCGGCGGCAGAATGGTGCAGCGACGCCAGCTCGAACGACTGTTGGAGGTCGGGCAGTTCCGGAACGTCGAGATCCAGGTGATGCCGACCGACCGCGAGGAACATGCCGGTCTGACCGGCGGGTTCCGGATCTTCAAGCTCCGGAGCGGTGCGACGCTGGGGTATGCGGAGGTGCTGCACTTCACGCGCCTGATCTCCGAGCCGAGGGAGGTGCAGTTCCTGGAGATGCAGTATGGAAGCATCCGAGCGCAGGCTCTCACGCCACGGGAGTCGCTGGCCCTCATCGAGAAAGTGCGGGGAGAGACATGA
- a CDS encoding type II toxin-antitoxin system VapC family toxin encodes MIAIADTSGLLTLFNRSDPAHQEARKAADRCGFLVATPLALTEVHQVATSRAGRAAADGILRSLTSRVRRMRLVLAATTPEILEAALSVRARYETLDLDLVDAVNVGLAAEYDTDAVLTRDIRDFRTVRPLGGRYSHFRILPDDA; translated from the coding sequence GTGATCGCCATCGCCGACACCTCTGGGCTCCTCACCCTCTTCAACCGCTCCGACCCGGCCCACCAGGAGGCCAGGAAGGCCGCTGATCGGTGCGGCTTCCTCGTCGCCACCCCCCTGGCCCTGACTGAGGTGCATCAGGTGGCCACCAGCCGCGCCGGGCGTGCCGCCGCCGATGGAATCCTTCGCTCACTGACCTCTCGCGTCCGGCGGATGCGGCTGGTTTTGGCCGCGACGACCCCCGAGATCCTCGAAGCCGCTCTGTCGGTACGTGCCCGGTACGAAACTCTCGACCTCGACCTGGTGGACGCGGTGAACGTCGGCCTGGCCGCCGAGTACGACACGGATGCCGTCCTGACCCGGGACATTCGCGACTTCCGGACCGTCAGGCCGCTGGGCGGCAGATACTCCCACTTCCGGATCCTGCCCGACGACGCATAG
- a CDS encoding aldehyde dehydrogenase family protein codes for MVHSNAEHPADVVARLRATFRTGRTKPLSWRREQLIGLRTMLTEHSQEFAAALRADLGKSEREVFRTEIGSTVGEIDNTLEHLEEWLRPEPAKVPERLRTATAWTVHDPLGVVLVIAPWNYPAHLLLAPVVGALAAGNCVVAKPSELAPATSRVIAELLPQFVDSDALAVVEGAVPETTALLEQHLDHIFYTGNGTVGRIVMRAAAEHLTPVTLELGGKSPAFVDQGTDLQTVASRLVATKFLNAGQTCVAPDYVLTDPVTASKLEDALETAVQQTYGDDPAASPEYGRIVNERHFDRLTGLLGSGRPVVGGEHDRASRYLAPTVLAGVAPDSPVMSEEIFGPILPIVEIAGLDEAIAFINDRDKPLALYAFTESATTRDRLLAETSSGGVGFGLPLAHLTVSDLPFGGVGESGMGNYHGRYSLETFSHRKAVLDMPLG; via the coding sequence ATGGTGCACTCAAACGCTGAACACCCCGCCGATGTCGTCGCCCGGCTGCGTGCCACCTTCCGCACCGGGCGTACCAAGCCGCTCTCCTGGCGTAGGGAGCAGCTGATCGGCCTGCGGACCATGCTGACCGAGCACAGTCAGGAATTCGCCGCCGCGCTCCGTGCGGACCTGGGCAAGAGCGAGCGCGAGGTGTTCCGTACCGAGATCGGCTCCACCGTGGGCGAGATCGACAACACCCTGGAACACCTGGAGGAGTGGCTGCGGCCCGAGCCCGCCAAGGTTCCCGAACGTCTCCGTACGGCGACGGCATGGACGGTGCATGACCCGTTGGGTGTCGTACTGGTCATCGCGCCGTGGAACTATCCGGCGCACCTGCTGCTGGCGCCGGTGGTCGGCGCGCTCGCCGCGGGCAACTGCGTCGTCGCCAAGCCGAGCGAGCTGGCTCCGGCCACCTCCCGGGTCATCGCCGAGCTCCTGCCGCAGTTCGTCGACAGCGACGCGCTGGCCGTGGTGGAAGGTGCCGTCCCGGAGACCACCGCCCTGCTGGAGCAGCACCTCGACCACATCTTCTACACCGGCAACGGAACCGTGGGCCGCATCGTGATGCGCGCGGCCGCCGAGCACCTCACCCCGGTGACGCTGGAACTCGGCGGGAAGTCGCCCGCATTCGTCGACCAGGGCACGGACCTGCAGACGGTGGCCTCCCGGCTCGTGGCCACGAAGTTCCTCAACGCGGGGCAGACCTGCGTAGCCCCGGACTATGTGCTCACCGACCCGGTGACCGCGAGCAAGCTCGAGGACGCCTTGGAGACGGCTGTGCAGCAGACGTACGGCGACGATCCGGCTGCCTCGCCCGAATACGGCCGGATCGTCAACGAACGGCACTTCGACCGGCTGACCGGCCTCCTCGGCTCGGGCCGTCCGGTCGTCGGGGGCGAGCACGACCGCGCGAGCCGCTACCTCGCCCCGACCGTACTGGCGGGAGTGGCGCCGGACTCCCCGGTCATGTCCGAGGAGATCTTCGGCCCGATTCTGCCGATCGTGGAGATCGCCGGCCTCGACGAGGCCATCGCGTTCATCAACGATCGGGACAAGCCGCTGGCGCTGTACGCGTTCACGGAATCCGCCACAACCCGCGACCGGTTGCTGGCGGAGACCTCCTCGGGCGGCGTCGGGTTCGGCCTCCCGCTGGCTCATCTCACGGTGTCCGATCTGCCTTTCGGAGGTGTCGGCGAGAGCGGCATGGGCAACTACCACGGCCGCTACTCGCTGGAGACGTTCAGCCACCGCAAGGCTGTGCTGGACATGCCGCTCGGCTGA
- a CDS encoding VOC family protein encodes MEWTLEVVTVPVSDLDQAKSFYEDNCGFKVDTDTRITDDTRIIQLTPPGSRCSIALIAGMPPAPGQHEMEPGSLQGLQLCVTDIHTAHAELSDRGVEVSNVQHLGANGWEDGSGDTWNSFMFFRDPDGNGWVVQQAPAPLADR; translated from the coding sequence ATGGAATGGACGCTCGAAGTCGTCACCGTTCCGGTTTCGGACCTGGACCAGGCGAAAAGCTTCTACGAGGACAACTGCGGATTCAAGGTCGACACCGACACCCGCATCACCGACGACACCCGCATCATCCAGCTGACCCCACCGGGCTCCCGCTGTTCGATCGCCCTTATCGCGGGCATGCCCCCCGCCCCGGGCCAGCACGAAATGGAGCCCGGCTCGCTCCAGGGCCTCCAGCTGTGCGTGACGGACATCCACACGGCCCACGCCGAACTGTCCGACCGCGGCGTGGAGGTCAGCAACGTCCAGCACCTGGGCGCGAACGGCTGGGAGGACGGCAGCGGCGACACCTGGAACTCGTTCATGTTCTTCAGGGACCCCGACGGCAACGGCTGGGTGGTCCAGCAGGCCCCGGCACCACTGGCCGACCGCTGA